The proteins below come from a single Miscanthus floridulus cultivar M001 chromosome 1, ASM1932011v1, whole genome shotgun sequence genomic window:
- the LOC136491840 gene encoding protein SODIUM POTASSIUM ROOT DEFECTIVE 2-like has protein sequence MAPLLFRDMKGLSCSSPASTAICPSLERQPMVRSHKAIASPSPSPSPLAHIPSEPRTHRHDGKKGQQQQQQQQHKAVVVPNNIGGLVSPAGSSRYLLSSGRFAATVTEEIQEVVEPAPAPAVDAKREEASEAADAKSGAQAQEQVVVLKVSLHCKACAGKVKKHLSKMEGVTSFNIDFAAKKVTVVGDVTPLGVLNSVSKVKNAQLWAAPPAIAA, from the exons ATGGCTCCTCTGCTGTTCAGGGACATGAAGGGGCTCTCGTGCTCGTCTCCGGCGTCCACGGCGATATGCCCGAGCCTGGAGCGGCAGCCGATGGTCCGGTCACACAAGGCCATTGCTAGTCCCAGTCCCAGTCCCAGTCCCCTGGCTCACATTCCTTCCGAGCCCAGGACACACCGGCACGACGGCAAGaaagggcagcagcagcagcagcagcagcagcacaaggCTGTCGTCGTCCCGAACAACATCGGTGGCCTCGTCAGCCCGGCCGGCTCGTCCAGGTACTTGCTGAGTAGCGGCCGCTTCGCCGCCACCGTCACCGAGGAGATCCAGGAGGTGGTGGAGCCTGCCCCGGCCCCGGCCGTCGATGCCAAGCGGGAGGAGGCAAGTGAAGCTGCTGATGCGAAAAGCGGCGCGCAGGCGCAGGAGCAG GTGGTTGTGCTCAAGGTATCCCTGCACTGCAAGGCATGCGCCGGGAAAGTGAAGAAGCACCTCTCCAAGATGGAAG GCGTGACGTCGTTCAACATCGACTTCGCGGCGAAGAAGGTGACGGTGGTCGGCGACGTGACGCCGCTGGGCGTGCTCAACAGCGTGTCCAAGGTGAAGAACGCCCAGCtctgggcggcgccgccggcgatAGCCGCCTGA